From Nonlabens sp. Ci31, the proteins below share one genomic window:
- a CDS encoding tyrosine-protein phosphatase — translation MIFFNKSIHLIDLLDGITDIHNHLLPGMDDGSPDLDTTLEMIKGMKAIGVKNAIATPHTMEDYYLNDVAKITANFQETKLALEPTDARDFILNTASEYMMDGQFGEIIEKSNYLCLHKNYLLTELSYFQRPEHLEELVFKMCQKPLIPILAHPERYRYIKSIDEIKDLKERGFELQLNLLSLSDHYGEESFTKATSLLDKGMYEYVGTDAHKLSHLEKIKEIKIKKKQISSIKKLVENHKLVFDL, via the coding sequence ATGATCTTTTTTAATAAATCTATTCATCTGATAGACCTTTTAGATGGTATTACCGACATTCACAATCATCTGTTACCAGGGATGGACGATGGCTCACCTGATCTAGATACTACTTTAGAGATGATTAAAGGCATGAAGGCCATAGGTGTAAAGAATGCTATCGCTACACCACATACCATGGAAGATTATTACCTTAATGATGTTGCTAAAATTACGGCTAATTTCCAAGAAACAAAGTTAGCTTTAGAGCCTACAGATGCAAGGGACTTTATCTTAAATACCGCATCAGAATATATGATGGACGGGCAGTTTGGTGAAATTATAGAAAAAAGCAACTACCTGTGTCTTCATAAGAACTACCTACTTACAGAGTTGTCCTATTTTCAACGTCCTGAACATTTGGAAGAATTGGTGTTTAAAATGTGTCAAAAGCCTTTGATTCCTATATTAGCGCATCCAGAACGCTATAGATACATCAAATCAATAGATGAGATTAAAGATCTAAAGGAGCGAGGGTTTGAACTACAACTCAACTTGCTCTCCCTATCAGATCATTATGGTGAGGAATCTTTTACAAAAGCAACATCACTTTTGGATAAAGGAATGTATGAGTACGTGGGAACTGATGCTCATAAATTATCTCACTTGGAAAAGATTAAGGAAATTAAGATTAAGAAAAAACAAATTTCCTCCATAAAAAAGCTTGTGGAAAACCACAAGCTTGTATTTGATCTTTAA
- a CDS encoding tetratricopeptide repeat protein, whose translation MQFDLNSDGDLSIQKFELMLKSNEVGFFDSDEFDQIIEHYLEEGKMVLARKAISLGISQHPTAVNLRLFKAEVYIFDNQFSQAEQVLNELFEIEPQNSEIYIQKANIFSKTERHDKAIELLKTALDLTLDQADVYNLIGMEFLFIEDYSNAKVNFMKCLELDDTDYSALYNIIYCFDFLQEHQQAIDFLNLFLDKNPYSEVAWHQVGKQYFDLKMYEKSLSAFEFAIISDDHFVGAYLEKGKVLEKLGRYNEAIENYQITLTLDDPTSFAYLRLGKCFEKLGVDENAIKYFKQCVKEDPLLDKGWLSIVSFYTKRLDYQKALNYIEKATEIDADNALYWTKYASINRRLNFVEEAEYGYRRAIELGNYELSTWINRCDLLLHLGEIDTAISNIESGLEFYPEEVELEYRLAGLYLKKADLLKGKFHLQNALKRNSEYIMIMEELFPVEYEMQEVQQLLKL comes from the coding sequence ATGCAATTTGACTTAAACAGTGATGGAGATTTAAGCATCCAAAAATTTGAACTCATGTTAAAATCTAACGAAGTTGGATTCTTTGACAGTGACGAGTTTGATCAAATCATTGAACATTACCTAGAAGAAGGTAAAATGGTATTGGCTCGTAAAGCCATAAGTCTAGGGATTTCTCAGCACCCAACTGCGGTTAACTTAAGGCTCTTTAAAGCAGAGGTGTATATATTTGACAATCAGTTTTCTCAAGCAGAGCAGGTTCTCAATGAGCTTTTTGAAATCGAACCACAAAATTCTGAAATCTATATTCAAAAGGCTAATATCTTTTCAAAGACAGAACGCCATGATAAGGCTATAGAGCTGCTTAAAACGGCTTTGGACCTTACCCTAGATCAAGCAGATGTCTATAATTTAATAGGAATGGAATTTCTTTTTATTGAAGATTATTCCAATGCAAAGGTGAATTTCATGAAGTGCTTAGAGCTGGACGACACTGACTACTCGGCACTTTACAATATTATTTATTGTTTTGATTTCCTACAAGAACACCAGCAAGCTATAGACTTCTTAAATCTATTTCTCGATAAGAACCCTTATAGTGAAGTGGCATGGCATCAAGTAGGTAAACAATATTTTGACCTAAAAATGTATGAAAAGTCTCTTTCAGCATTTGAATTTGCTATTATTTCTGACGATCATTTTGTAGGAGCATATTTAGAAAAAGGTAAAGTTCTAGAGAAATTAGGCAGGTATAATGAAGCTATTGAAAATTATCAAATTACACTTACACTAGACGACCCTACCTCATTTGCCTATTTGCGATTGGGGAAATGTTTTGAAAAATTAGGTGTTGACGAAAACGCTATTAAATACTTCAAACAATGCGTTAAAGAAGATCCTTTACTTGATAAAGGATGGTTATCTATAGTAAGCTTTTATACCAAAAGGCTGGATTATCAAAAAGCCCTCAATTATATAGAGAAAGCCACGGAGATAGATGCAGATAATGCGCTGTACTGGACCAAGTATGCCTCTATCAATAGAAGGCTTAATTTTGTAGAAGAAGCAGAATACGGTTATCGCAGAGCTATAGAGCTAGGTAATTATGAACTTTCTACCTGGATTAACAGGTGTGACCTCCTCCTCCATCTAGGTGAAATAGATACTGCTATTTCTAATATAGAAAGCGGATTAGAATTCTATCCAGAAGAAGTGGAACTGGAATACAGACTCGCTGGACTTTATCTAAAAAAAGCAGATCTGCTAAAAGGAAAGTTTCATTTACAAAATGCTTTAAAAAGAAATTCGGAATACATCATGATCATGGAAGAATTATTCCCTGTTGAATATGAAATGCAAGAAGTACAACAGCTTCTAAAACTTTAA
- a CDS encoding aspartate aminotransferase family protein, which yields MKDDFYHYQAQTTPFAPGIEIDHAKGNYIYDKQGHKYLDMVAGVSALPLGHCHPVITEAIKKQVDTYMHVMVYGEFSQEPAVQLCKKIASLLPAPLETTYLVNSGTEAVEASIKLARSVTGRSQIIAMKKAYHGNTMGSLSLMDYEERKAPYRPLLPDITHINFNCLQDLKLITTNTAAVIIESIQGGAGFKIPSNIWMQELSKRCKETGALLLIDEIQPGIGRTGSMFYFMQHHIVPDMVITGKGLAGGLPIGALTTSRAHMSYFKQSPMLGHITTFGGHPVIAAAALATLTEIEGGTYMEEMRDKESRFRESLQHKNILEVRGKGLMLIALLPDDKFTTQIVDECRNRGVIFFLLLYEKRAIRMTPPYTITNSEIDFACRILLEVTEEFYAHHS from the coding sequence ATGAAGGATGATTTTTACCATTATCAGGCACAGACAACTCCTTTTGCTCCTGGAATAGAAATAGATCATGCAAAAGGAAATTATATTTATGACAAACAAGGTCACAAATACTTAGATATGGTAGCAGGTGTTAGTGCCCTGCCACTAGGTCACTGCCATCCAGTCATCACAGAAGCGATAAAAAAACAGGTCGACACTTATATGCACGTCATGGTATATGGAGAATTTTCTCAAGAACCGGCGGTGCAATTGTGCAAGAAAATCGCATCTCTACTTCCCGCCCCATTAGAAACCACTTATCTTGTCAACAGCGGCACTGAAGCTGTTGAAGCTTCCATAAAACTGGCTCGCAGTGTGACGGGACGTTCTCAGATTATCGCGATGAAAAAAGCCTATCACGGGAACACGATGGGTTCCCTAAGTCTTATGGATTATGAAGAACGTAAAGCTCCTTATAGACCCCTACTACCAGACATTACTCATATCAACTTCAACTGTCTACAAGACCTGAAGTTGATTACTACAAATACCGCGGCAGTCATCATAGAAAGTATTCAAGGTGGCGCTGGATTTAAGATTCCAAGCAACATTTGGATGCAGGAGTTGAGTAAACGTTGTAAAGAAACGGGCGCTTTACTCCTTATAGATGAGATCCAACCTGGTATAGGTCGCACGGGAAGTATGTTTTACTTCATGCAACACCATATCGTTCCAGACATGGTCATCACAGGTAAAGGGCTCGCTGGCGGTCTTCCTATAGGGGCTTTGACTACCAGCAGGGCACACATGTCTTATTTCAAGCAATCGCCTATGTTGGGCCATATAACCACTTTTGGAGGGCATCCAGTCATTGCAGCAGCAGCACTTGCCACGCTTACAGAAATAGAAGGTGGCACTTATATGGAAGAGATGCGTGATAAGGAATCTCGCTTTCGCGAAAGCTTGCAACACAAAAACATCTTAGAGGTAAGAGGTAAAGGTCTTATGCTTATTGCCTTACTCCCAGACGATAAATTCACTACTCAAATAGTGGATGAATGCCGAAACAGAGGTGTCATCTTCTTTTTATTACTCTATGAAAAGCGAGCTATCAGAATGACTCCACCTTATACCATTACCAATTCTGAAATTGATTTTGCCTGTAGAATACTACTAGAGGTAACCGAAGAGTTTTATGCCCATCATTCTTAA
- a CDS encoding OstA-like protein, with product MKNLIWLLILCNVHLCIGQTQANDSLIKVTGGGFSQINEALFPGAVVYAGNGNNQVYVQHKGIEMWCDRAVFYRKDNFIRIFDNVRMNQGDSIRMSSKYAEYNGKTQFAFASGNVDMKNPGTTLKTDSLFFDRAKQQAYYRSGGTVKDTASTLKSRIGRYFIAEKRYQFLENVKVTNPEYTIDSDHLNFYTETGHTYMYGPSTIKGETSTVYCERGFYDTRADEGYFIKNSRIDYNNRTLTGDSLYFNRGRSFASATNHIVVTDTINKSVIKGHYAEVYRAKDSVFITKRAVAISIQDQDSLYIHADKLMVTGPEDDRIVRGFYDVRLFKSDLSGRCDSIITRQSTGLTKMITQPVLWSGKSQMTGDSIHIQSNTQTEKLDSLHVFFNAFIIDQDSSGGFNQIKGKELIGKFNDSSELEVVHINKNVENLIYSRNEKQQLIGINKGTSGRMVILFEDKEMSVITNFDNPDDITYPPDELPENARSLRGFIWRGEEMIATKEDLFKGQPAPVLVPIQGIPLPKLEEDFFKQDKKLEINENSRLKEKDLKTRATDTPDRIRKKKAENEG from the coding sequence TTGAAAAATTTAATTTGGCTTCTTATTTTATGTAATGTCCACCTTTGTATAGGTCAGACACAAGCAAACGATTCCTTGATAAAGGTAACTGGAGGAGGCTTTAGTCAAATAAATGAAGCGCTTTTCCCTGGAGCAGTTGTTTATGCTGGAAATGGCAACAATCAAGTATATGTACAACATAAAGGCATTGAAATGTGGTGCGATAGAGCTGTTTTTTATCGGAAAGATAATTTTATAAGGATCTTTGATAATGTGCGTATGAATCAAGGCGATTCTATAAGAATGAGTTCTAAATATGCAGAGTATAACGGTAAGACGCAGTTTGCTTTTGCCAGTGGCAATGTAGATATGAAAAACCCTGGCACTACTTTAAAAACAGACAGCTTATTTTTTGATCGTGCCAAACAACAGGCGTATTACCGAAGCGGTGGAACAGTAAAAGACACTGCAAGTACTTTAAAAAGCAGGATAGGCCGTTATTTTATTGCAGAGAAAAGATATCAATTTCTCGAAAATGTAAAGGTGACCAATCCAGAATATACTATTGATAGTGATCACCTTAATTTTTATACAGAAACTGGTCACACGTATATGTATGGACCATCTACCATAAAAGGAGAAACCAGTACCGTTTATTGCGAACGAGGTTTTTACGATACCAGAGCAGATGAAGGTTATTTTATTAAAAACTCTAGAATAGATTACAACAATCGTACGCTAACTGGAGACAGTTTGTACTTTAATAGGGGAAGATCATTTGCCAGTGCTACTAACCATATAGTGGTGACCGACACCATAAATAAGTCCGTTATAAAAGGACATTATGCCGAGGTTTATCGGGCAAAGGATTCTGTTTTTATCACCAAGAGAGCTGTTGCTATTTCTATTCAAGATCAAGACAGTCTTTATATACATGCCGATAAATTGATGGTCACTGGCCCTGAAGACGATAGAATTGTAAGAGGGTTTTATGATGTGCGACTGTTTAAAAGTGATTTGAGCGGTAGGTGTGACTCGATTATCACCAGACAAAGTACCGGACTTACTAAGATGATTACTCAACCTGTTTTATGGAGCGGTAAAAGTCAGATGACAGGAGACAGCATACATATTCAAAGCAATACTCAAACGGAGAAACTCGATAGCTTGCACGTATTCTTCAACGCTTTTATTATCGATCAAGATAGTAGCGGTGGTTTTAACCAAATTAAAGGAAAAGAACTCATTGGAAAGTTTAATGACTCTAGTGAACTTGAGGTCGTTCACATCAATAAAAATGTAGAGAATCTTATTTATTCTCGTAATGAAAAACAGCAACTCATAGGAATTAATAAAGGAACTAGTGGTAGAATGGTGATCCTCTTTGAAGATAAGGAGATGAGCGTTATTACTAATTTTGACAATCCTGACGATATCACCTATCCTCCAGATGAGCTGCCCGAAAATGCGCGTAGCTTAAGAGGCTTTATTTGGCGCGGAGAAGAAATGATCGCAACAAAGGAAGACCTTTTTAAAGGACAACCAGCCCCAGTACTCGTTCCTATTCAAGGGATCCCTTTACCCAAACTAGAAGAAGACTTTTTCAAACAAGACAAAAAGTTAGAAATCAACGAGAATTCCAGGTTAAAAGAAAAGGATCTAAAAACAAGAGCTACAGACACACCTGATCGCATTAGAAAAAAGAAAGCAGAAAATGAAGGATGA